The DNA segment TCCTTCTTCCATCAATACTAAACGGTCACAGTCTCACAGTCTCTATACGATTCCTCATTGGATCTTGGggattgtgtttgtttattatttatgtttttttttattatttagttGCTGCCTATTTCTTTTCACTCTTAATCAGGAATTTGCACTGCTTATTGTGTGTTAAGGATCAATCATGCCACCAACACCAGAACCACGTAGCAGGGTTCTAAGTGGTTTTAGAGCAATATAGCAGGATGTTGAAAATTACTTGAAATAAACATGTCATTGTCCAAACAATGGTAAAATTGACTTGTACATAAATATAGTCATGCGATTTTTCACTCTTCAATTAAAACAATTTCTCAGTTGGCTTATGAATAGTTTGAACTCAACCATTATTCTTTTCAGGGACCCGACTAAACACTACAGATAATGTTGTGTCatattgttaatgtaatgttaaaCATGGAAATCAGTGGGAACAGTAGTGTAGGTGAGAGCAACTCACTGTGCAGTGTTGTTTCCAAATGAGTAGATGCTTAGATGTTTTGTGGTAGCCTCAGGCTATTCAACAGTGAATAATCAAATTGCTTGTCAAACAACATGATATGCAGACATTTACACATATTTTGTTGTATGAATTGTGCCAAAGCATTTGCAGTTTGAAGTAATTTCATTTACTTCATTGTGTGAACTGTGAGTGCTGGGGCCATGCCTTGCTTAGGGGCCCCCTCTTTTgaattgtttgttttaattaattaactCTGAACTTGAAATGTCTCGAATGACAGGTCATCTCATAGTAAAGCTATGTAATGGTTGTAAATAACATTCTTATTTGTTGTGAGAAatgaatgaaatgtaatgtgttttgttaactcttgatgtgtgttttttttttgtttttttctagcAGCATCCACTAACACCAGCAaaggtaaaacaaaagtttgtgTTTTTGGAACTACAATGAACTATTACAGCCAAGCAAATGTAAGGTTTAGATAAAACCTTCTACACATTGTCTTCTTTACTTGTAATAAACAACTtcatttgggcagccgtggcctactggttagcgcttcggacttgtaaccggagggtttctggttcgaaccccgaccagtaagcacagctgaagtgcccttgagcaagacacctaacccctcactgctccccgccgctgttgttgtaggcagctcactgcgccgggattagtgtgtgcttcacctcactgcgtgtacagtgtacactgtgtgctgagtgtgtttcactaattcacggattgggataaatgcagagacaaatTTCCcacatgggatcaaaagagtatatatacttatacttacttatacttatactttaaaatacacagggccagatgtacgtacatttgcgaacgtagcctAATCAGCAGCATGGCCAACCCGCAGAAACCGCACGCTTTGATTCTTCAGTTTATGTGGTATTTATCAAACCAGCAGTTCAACGGGTAATCAgcgcctttctccgccccctaCTGCAATTTGCAAACGTTCACAACTGAACAGCATATTTCaatcacaagcgcagttgaatgaagttaactgatgacaacattaaaaagaatcaaacgtttagcgattaTGAAAGAATACAttatgataagatgtcaacaagcaggaagGTAATGAAGAGCaatagttctactcaaactacttcaCTTGTGCACGTAGACTGtagaagattggtcaaatctagtaaagtttaagtggatgacgtgaaagtgaaagacattcgaaaggccaacgaaaatTAAAgaaacaccaaagcacttttcctgtgTCACACGCTCGCTATTTGTTTAttcagcaccggctttgcaaataactatgtccatagacaaggtagagtatgttgcatgatttactACCCGATCTGTTAAAGtacttgcatagtgcggttatagccgatagagggtcgtgaagcgaatgcagaagtgctgttctccctgttacgagttgatgaaccactgaaacaatcttggaaatattattttaaggtacaaaaaactctttggtgttgctttaaggttgCTTTTACAAAGACTCAAAACTGGTGCTCctaatagcgattctgttgtctttgaaagtttCTCTTCTTAACACAattaactgcaatttggattaacacctacTTCTACAAGGCGGAAATATTTCACTGCAAAACAGGCGCACCCTGTCATGGGCAGTGTTCGTACATACAGGGAATACCTAATTAGGCGCATTTTACActtctcctcccatctttttacacaaaactcccactttcccctgactcTCCTACAAATGCATATGTATAACATGGAAAAGCGCAATTTGCCATTCTCAGCTCCCGCAACAGGTAGTCTGCGCTTTTATCTCAGTGCGACCTACCTCGCCATGTTCTTACACGCACGTTGggacaacaaacaaatatgtgagcgcaaaagcgttagtagcCTTCATCTGGCCCGCAGTGTTTTGGTCAATATACCGTCTTTAGGTTATTTGAATGAATGAGTAATATTTTTAATCAAATATAATAATCTGTTGAAGGTCTCTTGACCAAAacattgttatatatatttttttagaaCTACAAGTAAAGaagtcagtgtgagtgtgtgtttctgacttTACGTCAGActaaaaaagaccaaaaacCAACTGATATAATCTACAGGTATGAAAAACGTGCATGTGTtatcttttgaatgacaccatTACCAAGATGTTTGTGAAGAAGTTAATCTCTAGAACAATGTCTAGAATCTAGAATGCTTAAGTGTCCAGAATATGACTGTGAATATGTATTCTGTCATTTTCAGTCGAAATGGAGATTATTTGCTTAGAGGACAGTATCCATATTGCGCTGGCCAAGAATGGTAAAATTGCATTAAATGAAGATTACCTGCAACTGAGTGACCCTAATTGCACTCTGTCCTCAAATGGCACTCACCTGCTAGCCAACATAACTCTCACTGGCTGTGGCACTCAGATGGAGGTAAGGAACAAATACCTGCTCATACATCCTATGACTTTCACGCCATAACTATTCGCTAATTTAATTCTATGAGCAACATCCAAAGCACTAGCGATGATGTTGTCTGATCAATGCTTCCACATGCCACACAATAGTGTAGCGATCTCATCCTCAGACAAGAatcacctttggccaggacAGCTATTTATTGGAACAGGCATCAATGTAAAACACAGATAAACTCAGACAACTACATAGtgcaacacaggggtagtctcagccacacatgtaacacacaataagggattaccacacacatcaacacggggataaacacatacaaccaaagagactaacacgctaacaaatacacaacatggtaaacgcAAATACGactattataaccgacattacacattatagcatgcactcgcactgcattctgaGAGACACTCTTTCAACTTCAGACATGTACCTCCACCGACGCTACAATAACTTTACATCATACACATGACACTTTGCTCTTTGAGTTTGTCcatcatttaaattagggcctaCCGTCTCTTACAAACATATATACTCACTTACAAACTCATTGTCTTCTACATACATGACTAGTCACTGActtatgtcaatgtcaattaattgaaaaaataaaagtaaataaacaataaaaatcagcaaaaaaacaaatcaacaaacagaaaataggatcacaaacaaaaataaatgaaaaacaaggTAATAATCTAAAATCTAAAAtatggtagtggtggtggtggtggggggggcatTACATGCATATTCAGACACTCATCGTCTTTTACAACCATGCATACTTACATTAATCTCTTTGTTGGCTCTAACTGTTGCAGTGTTTGTGTCATacagtatttatttgttttgttttgttctcccTGTCTTGTTTTAGGATGACGGCACACATCTCATCTTCAAGAATATGATTTTGTCGACCCACGACCCGCGTGCTGTCATAGTTAGGGAACCTGATGTGGATATTGAGTTCCTTTGCAAGTATCCCAAGCGGGAGAACGTGACCCTGGGTTATATTGCCCATAGGCCCCCCGTGACCTTCACACAGAGGGGCTTCGGAACGTTCACCTACCAGTTCGAGTTCTATGAGTCAGGGGCTTTTGCGCAGCAGAAGGATCCAAACTCCTACCCGTTGGAGTTTGATGTCGGCGAGATGATGTACATGCAGATTGAGTCCATCGTTGACGTCCCCAACACTGAACTGTTTGCTGAAACCTGTAGGGCTACACCCACTAATAATCCCCACGACAGAATTTCTTACCCCATCATTCTAAATGGGTAAGAAGGACTGTTCTCTCTGGTCATTTGTAAGCTCAGAAATTATTAAATGATATGAGTGTTTTATGTCATTGTCATGCATAGAGACAGCGCTGAACACAGAAAGATGTTTGCACAGAAAGATGTATGtaatatgtgtgcttctctttCACAGATGTAAGGCAGATGAAACTGTCCAGATCATTATGAACAGTAATCATTCAAAGATCCAGTTTGCAATGGAAGCTTTCAAGTTCTTAGGTCATCATGACCAGGTAAACATTAGAACTCTTAGGCAAAAAGCTACCCGTGTCCTCTGACCTATCGTTCTCCATTATTATGagcgccgcgcagcgaagcggcggtcatataggtttagtcagatttttttctctttctttttttttccgtcaatgattcccgggacactgaaagaccggggtacacaaaacttggtgggcatgtaaccccacatggatagcatggaaccatcgtttttcgttttgatctgtagcccccccactggactggacaccccgaaaggagggtagggcagacacagttttctgtgaatatctcgagaaccgtagggtttaggaggaccattttttttttgtatgttgatctcaaagggccatgtcaacccattccataaccactcatttcatgtatagcgccacctagttaaacacaaaaaagtaaaaatgaggtcgcaggtatctgtgacctaacattgtCAAAaatgcacgaaattggaagtgtaggatcattatgacaccctctgaatgcatgccaagtttcgtggaattccgttcatggggggccacacaataacctggaccccccgaaaggagggtaggacagacacagttctctgtgaatatcttgagaactgtagggactaggatgaccatttttttccgtatgtttgcctccaggggtcatgttaacccatttcatgtgcacacatgtgcacaaacagatacacacacacacacacacacacatacattcacagtaatcatacgtatgacacttactcacacagtagacatatgtacgcttgcaggcacacacacaagcacgcacacacacacacacacacacacacacacacacacacacacacacacacacacacacataacataaacatgtacatgcacacaattcaagaatttctcagaattataaacaggcaagatggagctggggttgtataaaaggaattttacatgtgaaatctatgaactaatcatgttttggtacttgttgtctagcagatatcagtgagaattgagtgtggataatgcaatttagtgagacagttagaatcatatagtcctttcagcgtgatttatttttgtggaaaaaatgtgctggactgggcggcggtaatattttgtaccgctctgcggtacatctagttcactCATGAGTTAAGTAGCTGTGTGCATTGGACAGGTTTGTTTGCTAACTTTAGTGGATATCTAAGCAACACATTATGACATTATGTCACACCGGTCATTTCATGACATTCTGTTGctgttttaaacaaataaatggatgaataaaaaaaaaataaaaaaatggataAAAAATAACCCACCACATACAGCACCTTTTACAGACCCCCTCTGTGTATTCTTCAGGTATTCATCACCTGCTCAGTAGTCCTCTGTGAGGTCGGGAGCGATAGCAGGTGTGCACAGGGCTGCATCCCGGGGCatggggtgagaaagagagaggcgaCCAACATAAGTTACAGCTCAGGACATCGGATCCACAAGAGGGACGTCCCCATGGAGATCTCAAGCCACTTCGTCTCGCACCCTCACAGACTTAGTAAGAGAGACGTCCTATACCAGACATCTGGCCATTTTGTGTCCCAGGGTCCCCTACGTGTCCGAGGACAAGAGGCTGACAGCCCAGGTAAGGCATCCAGAGAGAGCGAGTGCATgacgtaagggataacggccgccgaggtgtcctgttatacggaattaatggacgagggcgaggggcaaaaaacTTCGTTGCCtccgcccgagtccattaattccgtataactggacacacctcgaaggccgttatcccgcttatcacccggttccCACTGTAAAGcaaggaaacacgcggttccgtttaaaaagaagctcactagtacagcttgttgtaggctacaactttcgttggcccagttatcttgtttacagttgattctaTTGTTCTGAAGCctgcaaccaaagattctagagcgctgcaaccgtcgtcctactatggttgttatggaccctttcaacaaggtaaacaaaaacaatgcttgaacgttctatttgggccccaatctacttcctctgcattaagataacatatggaatgttaaaacggaagtcttgtggggccaactatgatgctgataatggaactctcttgaaagggtccatagttacctttcataagcattgatatggaacggtgtcctgttattcagaattaatagccaacccatcagccaatcagaaaagagtatttcttctctccgggtgataagaGCACAATAGTGTCACCATCCGAGGCTCATTACACGCACACTGTGAAAAAATACATACTTAAGCCGgggcttaaagcaaggaaaAGTGAAGTTATCAGATAAGTTTGAAGTCATCATGCACAATTTTTCATTTTATAATCATTAAAATGGCCTGGTCCATGGCTAAATTCCGGCACAGCGCCAGTTAAACCCTCTTATAACTTTTGACTTGCAATTTGTTGACTTATCTTAACCCAGTGACGGTGGCTGTGACTGAGTATGTTAACATTAGAGTCAAGTGAAGAGATGGCAGGGTATAGATgagttggtaacactttatagtGACAGGCCACAATAAATAGCTATGTAGCCAATAGTTTGTTCATGATGATATGTTCACTTGCACTATTATAATAAGCATCCAATGAAAAACTATTTACATTTAAACAAAATTGGCATACTATTTAttaatacacaattaaatatgAAGAGAAAGTTCACAGGATTGTGACCTTTTGTGATTGAATTCAATTGTTGCAAGTGCATTTATAACAACTTCATTACATTTTGATGCATCCTATTTTTAATTGAAAACTGTTGACTTACTGTGTTGCTTTGCCTatgttgtgaaaacatgcagtGCCAAGTTTAAGTGTAATAAACTTTGCACTGCATGTTGACATCCAAACTTAATCAGAGCAATGAATTGACTGATTTAAGTGCACTATTTTTCTGACTCAACAAAATAAATATCTTAGTGTCTCACTGTGATTGacttgactgactgactgaaaaaTGCACTTGTCTGACACTGACATTATCTTGCTCTCTGTTTTGCAGTGGCCAATGAACTGAACAGCTACCTTGCATTTTCTGTTGGCTGTCTGCTTGCAGCTGTTGCCTTGGTTTGCGCTGTGATTATATATAGGACTCCAAGACCAAACCATGAAATGGTGTGAAATCATCACACAAGAATTAGGTTGTATTGATGAAATGCCCACCCTGTACACCAaaataaaagtaccaatacAAAGAGACACATTTTGTGGAGCTTTGCGACTTAATAAAGTTTAAGGATAActtcatttatttgtttctaAAAGTAACAGCTACTTACTTTACTGTCACAACCACTGACATTGCAAAATATATCATATCATCAGAGATACAACTGCATTAGATTTTAGGTTTTTGTCCTTATTTCTACTTTCTTATTCTTTTCTGCACCTGATACACTTCAGGTCTGTCATGCAATGACTCACTTGTTATCTAATAAGGGTTGTTTCAGGTACTGTCTTAGTGAGTGTTATTATTCTGTTCTATACCAATTTACTGTGATTTGCTTCAAATAAATGTATACTGCTCTCTTTTCTTATAACgttaatgaaaagaaaaattatCAATTAaatgaacacactgaattatCAATTAaatgaacacactgaattatCAAGTAAATGCATAAAGTAATATAagataaataacaaataaaatgatttataaaACAACAAGATGGTGAAAGGTTTGTGACGATATATTTAAATTGATTGCAAGAAGGCAAAGTCCTTAGTAGTTAGTTAGTGCGCTGGAGACTGTCCCAAAAGGATCAGACACGGGGGACATtaaagggggggaggggggtcacATTGCATGAGCAAACGGCAGTGCTGCACTATGAAAGCCATTATTTTTAACACTCAAGAACTTTGCCGCTCTTGCATGCGCCGTGGTCATCATCAGCTCGGTGACAAACACACCAAAAATCTTTGGGACATTACCTCAAGCAAGAGCAACCTAGCAGCGAGCGCAGCACATGCCGCATGCAATGTGACCTGGCGCAAGACGCCAAGAGAGCAGAGGACACGAAGGGATGCCACGGCCTAGGGCTCGTGCTGGGCGGCGGGGACCCCCGGTTGATCACTAGACTGGGTGCGAGATTCTATGCCCGGTAGGCCACGGTCTACGCCCGGTAGGCCACGGACGAGAGGCCGCGATCAGGGTCCCCGGCTGCTGAACCAGATGGTCGAGATGTGATAGGGAGCCTTAGGCCAGGTCCCTCCACTGCGATAGGGAGCCTTAGGCCAGGTCCCTCCACTGCTATGTGCGGTGCTGCCTTGTTACCACTCACTTTTGATAAACAGGTTTATGAAAGAACTGTACTTATATGCAAATAGGGGCTGAAGCAGGAGAGACaatcccaccaccacctctcctgcagcactgttgAAAGTGTGCCGCGGTGGCATGTATCTTgtgccagacagagagagcctGCATTGTGACATAATACAAATACATGGGATGCGTGGTGCTGGCTTTGGTCTGGTAGCCTATGTTATTTCACACAATGTTCAGTATAGTTCGATAGTGTTGGACATTAAAATCCCTTTTTATCAACTAGTAGGTCTAGCCTATTATACAGGGGAGACACTGATTcataaaatctgactaaattcaTCCTTAAAAGAGTCTGGGGAGCATtgtgtgggcaggtgacttTCTAAGTCCATGGACTTTTGAATAATATTTAAAGAAAGCTTAATCAGAACGATACATACCGTTATTAACCGGCtatctaaaattgaaaatagCGTTTTCTGTTCTGAACAAGAGAAATTTATATTGTTCCCATTTCCGGTTACGTTCATCCAAAAATCCCTGATTTCTAAACAAATTCATATTCAATATACTGTTCACAGTTGCTGTAAATTTAGCACCCTCCATTTATTATTGGCACCCTTGGTAtaaacaagtaaaaaaaaaggtatAAAACAATCTTCTTGCATTTTTGTCTTAGTTACACAATGAAAAATGAAGTCAAAATATAATCTTGAAGGGAAgctttttataaaaaaaataataataaataaataaaactcctGTGAGATTGAGTTGATTTGGAGGAGCTCATACTGAACCCCCACTCTGAGGATAGAACCCACCTTGCCTATGTAGACATGCCTCTAAGCAGAGTCATAGGAAACCCTTTAGCAGTGGAGTTTATAGGTCACTTAAATGGAATAAAGAACACAAGGCATTCATGTAATAGGTTTTAAAAGCCTTTATTCCCATGGACACAGGGAAATGCACTTACATGTTTCACCTCCTCGGAGACGTCACTAGAGGGcgttctctctctgacacacacaatactATGCCTgcaaatagacctctgaagttcgcctacaaaaaagcagccatctttgacatccggtatctggtatacaaaaaaagtgtttctacgttgaataaatcactcaaaattcaaagaaattttgtgaaggatatcataagatcttgaggcaatctgatgaaaaatgccatatttatggTAGAGTGAATGAGtaaatcggtcatttttgaccggaacaGTATTAGAAggttaatataacatcgtattttgtaatttttggCGAAttcatgcattccgttagggatatcgaacatatttaacattctctaaccatcgtgatttagaattggtgcagttttcagcacaaaaactcattttattattttgctcttttgcattgctctatgctatgcgtaaggctatttgcacccctggtacaattagcagtgtattctattcgtaccctggtgcaataagaagtgaattctattcgtacctcgtctggtacaaatatcaatgtatgctatttgcacccctgtgcattaaatctggcatattg comes from the Alosa alosa isolate M-15738 ecotype Scorff River chromosome 22, AALO_Geno_1.1, whole genome shotgun sequence genome and includes:
- the LOC125287760 gene encoding ZP domain-containing protein-like, encoding MEIICLEDSIHIALAKNGKIALNEDYLQLSDPNCTLSSNGTHLLANITLTGCGTQMEDDGTHLIFKNMILSTHDPRAVIVREPDVDIEFLCKYPKRENVTLGYIAHRPPVTFTQRGFGTFTYQFEFYESGAFAQQKDPNSYPLEFDVGEMMYMQIESIVDVPNTELFAETCRATPTNNPHDRISYPIILNGCKADETVQIIMNSNHSKIQFAMEAFKFLGHHDQVFITCSVVLCEVGSDSRCAQGCIPGHGVRKREATNISYSSGHRIHKRDVPMEISSHFVSHPHRLSKRDVLYQTSGHFVSQGPLRVRGQEADSPVANELNSYLAFSVGCLLAAVALVCAVIIYRTPRPNHEMV